A genomic stretch from Chryseobacterium sp. SNU WT5 includes:
- a CDS encoding FAD-binding oxidoreductase, which yields MHHFHQLKATKVSRETNDCVHIAFEIPENLKHEFSFKQGQYLNVRFVFEEEDLRRSYSIINAPSEENSELEILVKHLDEGKVSTYLNQQLKEGDLVEVMAPSGHFYTHYHVSNEKTYIGLAAGSGISPVLSNIKEALLQEPKSKAYLFFSNKSFSEIIFKKEIDHLVEKFEGRLKVIFLLSREKHFEDELFEGRISAEKLDLLFQRFTDIPVQDSTYFICGPSEMIKGISDYLKKEKKVPSLQIMYEYYAAPDEEGNAEMSDEFKAIPNLESMVTLIIDDDEYSFHLNSKKNSILDQALAEKLPVPFACKGGVCCTCKAQVMEGEVFMDKNFALTEDEVERGFVLTCQCHPTTNVVMLNYDV from the coding sequence ATGCATCATTTTCATCAATTAAAAGCAACGAAAGTATCACGGGAAACAAACGATTGCGTCCATATCGCATTTGAAATTCCTGAAAACTTAAAACATGAATTTTCTTTTAAACAAGGACAATACCTAAATGTTAGGTTTGTTTTTGAAGAAGAAGATTTGCGGAGAAGTTATTCTATTATCAATGCGCCGAGCGAAGAAAACTCGGAACTTGAAATTTTAGTAAAACATCTTGACGAAGGAAAAGTTTCTACTTATCTAAATCAACAACTAAAAGAGGGAGACCTTGTGGAAGTAATGGCCCCTTCTGGGCATTTCTATACGCATTATCATGTTTCAAATGAAAAGACGTATATTGGTTTAGCCGCGGGAAGTGGCATTTCACCCGTTTTATCAAACATTAAAGAAGCCCTTTTACAAGAACCAAAAAGTAAAGCCTATTTATTTTTTAGCAATAAAAGTTTCAGCGAGATTATCTTTAAAAAAGAAATTGATCATCTAGTTGAGAAATTTGAAGGAAGATTAAAGGTCATCTTCTTGTTATCAAGAGAAAAGCATTTTGAAGACGAACTTTTCGAAGGGCGTATTTCAGCCGAAAAACTGGATCTTTTGTTCCAAAGATTTACGGATATTCCAGTTCAGGATTCGACTTATTTTATTTGTGGACCTTCGGAAATGATCAAAGGAATTTCTGATTATTTGAAAAAAGAAAAGAAAGTTCCATCGCTGCAAATCATGTATGAATATTATGCTGCGCCGGATGAAGAAGGAAATGCCGAAATGAGTGATGAATTTAAAGCGATTCCTAATTTAGAAAGTATGGTTACTTTAATAATTGATGATGACGAATATTCATTTCACCTTAACTCAAAGAAAAACAGTATTTTAGACCAAGCCTTAGCCGAAAAACTGCCCGTTCCTTTTGCTTGCAAAGGGGGCGTTTGCTGCACTTGCAAAGCACAAGTAATGGAAGGAGAAGTTTTTATGGATAAGAACTTTGCATTAACCGAAGACGAAGTAGAACGCGGATTCGTATTGACTTGTCAGTGCCACCCCACAACAAATGTAGTGATGCTGAATTACGATGTATAA
- the paaA gene encoding 1,2-phenylacetyl-CoA epoxidase subunit PaaA, whose amino-acid sequence MDQDKFLEYVQAENKVEPKDVMPDDYRKLLVRQISQHAHSEIVGMLPEGNWISRAPTLRRKMALLAKIQDEAGHGLYLYAATETLNNGEIAADRDSTYNDMLSGKAKYSSIFNYPALSWADIGAIGWLVDGAAIMNQVMLMGNSYGPYSRAMVRICKEESFHQRQGYEILMTLCRGTKEQKDLAQEALNRFWWPALMMFGPNDADSPNSQKSMNYRVKRESNDDLRQRFVDVTVSQAEFLGLKVPDENLKWNEETQHYDFGELPWGEFMEVLKGNGPCNKKRLETKRKAQREHSWVKDAAIAFAANMKEEAVNN is encoded by the coding sequence ATGGATCAAGATAAATTTTTAGAATACGTACAGGCCGAGAATAAAGTAGAACCAAAAGATGTGATGCCCGATGATTACAGAAAGTTATTGGTTCGTCAGATATCGCAACACGCACATTCCGAAATTGTAGGAATGCTACCTGAAGGCAACTGGATTTCCCGCGCTCCTACTTTGAGAAGAAAAATGGCACTTTTGGCAAAGATTCAGGATGAAGCTGGACATGGCTTATACCTATATGCAGCAACAGAAACTTTGAACAACGGCGAAATTGCGGCTGACCGCGATTCTACTTATAACGATATGCTTTCCGGAAAAGCAAAATATTCCAGCATCTTTAACTATCCTGCACTATCTTGGGCAGATATTGGAGCAATCGGCTGGCTCGTTGATGGCGCTGCGATTATGAATCAAGTAATGTTGATGGGAAATTCTTACGGTCCTTATTCCAGAGCGATGGTAAGAATTTGTAAGGAAGAATCTTTTCACCAAAGACAAGGTTATGAAATTCTTATGACGCTTTGCCGTGGGACGAAAGAGCAGAAAGATTTAGCTCAAGAAGCATTGAACCGTTTTTGGTGGCCAGCCTTAATGATGTTTGGCCCAAATGATGCCGATTCTCCTAACTCTCAGAAATCAATGAACTATAGAGTGAAGCGTGAGAGTAATGATGATTTGCGTCAAAGATTTGTAGATGTCACCGTTTCGCAAGCAGAATTTCTCGGTTTAAAAGTTCCTGATGAAAATTTAAAATGGAATGAAGAAACTCAACATTATGATTTCGGAGAATTGCCTTGGGGCGAATTTATGGAAGTTCTAAAAGGAAATGGACCGTGCAATAAAAAGCGCTTGGAAACGAAGAGAAAAGCACAACGAGAACATTCTTGGGTGAAAGATGCGGCGATTGCGTTTGCTGCGAACATGAAAGAGGAAGCTGTAAATAATTAA
- the hutG gene encoding formimidoylglutamase: MIWQGRFDGEEPLFHRVFQRVSLEENYKVIKENDFVLHGFAVDEGVKRNKGRIGAKDAPDVIRKNISNFPVVNPEFNLKDFGNIHCYDDNLENTQNELAEKVKIVLQKGGKSVVFGGGHEVTFAHYSGIKKAFPTQKIGVINIDAHFDNREIDPEIGASSGTGFWQIAQEGDIHSLHIGIQRNSNTLKLFDTAHQYGMKYILADELFFENLPNLYLKLDEFIKKSDVLYLTICMDVFNASVAPGVSALAYNGIFADVAFMHLFKNILKSKKLLAMDAAEVNPTYDGNEITARLAASLINEWFMHTV; this comes from the coding sequence ATGATTTGGCAAGGACGTTTCGATGGCGAAGAACCATTATTTCACAGAGTTTTCCAGAGGGTTTCTTTGGAAGAGAATTATAAAGTTATAAAGGAAAATGATTTTGTGCTTCACGGTTTTGCAGTTGATGAAGGTGTAAAAAGAAACAAAGGAAGAATCGGGGCGAAAGATGCTCCAGATGTGATTCGCAAGAATATTTCTAATTTCCCTGTCGTGAATCCAGAATTTAATTTAAAAGACTTTGGAAATATTCATTGTTACGACGACAATTTAGAAAATACTCAGAATGAATTGGCTGAAAAAGTTAAAATCGTTTTACAAAAAGGTGGAAAATCTGTTGTATTCGGCGGTGGACATGAAGTGACTTTCGCCCACTATTCAGGTATCAAAAAAGCATTTCCAACTCAAAAAATTGGTGTTATTAATATTGATGCCCATTTCGACAATCGAGAAATCGACCCAGAAATAGGCGCAAGTTCTGGAACGGGCTTTTGGCAAATCGCACAGGAAGGCGACATTCACTCATTACATATTGGAATTCAAAGAAACTCAAATACTTTAAAATTGTTTGATACTGCACATCAATACGGAATGAAATATATTTTAGCAGACGAACTCTTCTTTGAGAATCTTCCCAACCTTTATCTAAAACTCGACGAGTTCATCAAGAAGTCAGACGTTCTTTATTTAACCATTTGCATGGATGTTTTCAACGCTTCAGTCGCTCCAGGAGTTTCAGCTCTGGCTTATAACGGGATTTTCGCAGATGTAGCTTTTATGCACTTGTTTAAAAATATCCTAAAATCAAAAAAACTTCTCGCTATGGATGCTGCAGAAGTAAATCCAACTTACGATGGCAATGAGATCACTGCCAGATTAGCCGCTTCTTTAATAAATGAATGGTTTATGCATACGGTTTAG
- a CDS encoding acyl carrier protein yields the protein MSDIASRVKAIIADKLDVEETEVTPEASFTNDLGADSLDTVELIMEFEKEFNIQIPDDQAEKITTVGHAIAYIEEVVNK from the coding sequence ATGTCAGACATTGCATCAAGAGTAAAAGCGATTATCGCGGACAAACTCGACGTTGAAGAAACAGAAGTAACTCCAGAAGCTAGCTTCACTAACGATTTAGGAGCTGATTCTTTGGATACTGTAGAATTAATCATGGAATTCGAAAAAGAATTTAACATTCAAATTCCGGATGATCAAGCAGAAAAGATCACTACGGTAGGACACGCTATTGCTTATATTGAAGAAGTAGTGAACAAATAA
- the fabF gene encoding beta-ketoacyl-ACP synthase II, whose product MELKRVVVTGFGAITPVGKNAKDFWESLVKGESGAAPITLFDATKFKTNFACEVKDFDPFAHFDKKEAKKMDRNTQLGLVAAREAVEHSRIIEDGVDKNRVGVIWGSGIGGLETFEKEVLGWANTEIPRFNPFFIPKMIVDITPGHISIEYGFHGPNYATVSACASSANAIIDSKMLIQLGKADVIVCGGSEAAVTASGVGGFNAMMALSTRNDDPTTASRPFDKDRDGFVLGEGAGTIILEEYEHAIKRGATIYAELKGGGMSSDAYHMTAPHPEGLGAYLVMKNCLEDAGITADEVDHINMHGTSTPLGDIAESNAISRLLGEHAFDIQINSTKSMTGHLLGAAGVVEAIAAIHTIIHNIVPPTINHFTDDERIDSRLNFTFGTAVKKEVNVAMSNTFGFGGHNACVLFTKI is encoded by the coding sequence ATGGAATTAAAAAGAGTAGTTGTAACTGGTTTCGGCGCTATTACGCCTGTTGGAAAAAACGCCAAAGATTTCTGGGAAAGCCTTGTGAAAGGTGAGAGCGGAGCTGCTCCAATTACTCTTTTTGATGCCACAAAATTCAAAACCAATTTTGCGTGCGAAGTGAAAGACTTCGATCCATTTGCTCATTTCGATAAGAAGGAAGCGAAGAAAATGGACCGTAATACACAGTTAGGTCTTGTCGCTGCCCGAGAAGCCGTGGAACATTCACGTATTATCGAAGACGGTGTTGACAAAAACCGTGTGGGCGTAATTTGGGGTTCTGGAATTGGAGGATTAGAAACCTTTGAAAAAGAAGTTTTAGGTTGGGCGAATACAGAAATTCCACGATTCAATCCATTCTTTATACCAAAGATGATCGTTGATATCACACCAGGACATATTTCTATAGAATACGGCTTTCATGGTCCAAACTACGCTACTGTTTCTGCCTGTGCCTCTTCCGCTAATGCAATTATTGATTCCAAAATGCTGATCCAATTAGGAAAAGCTGACGTAATTGTTTGTGGAGGTTCTGAAGCAGCAGTTACCGCAAGTGGTGTAGGAGGATTTAATGCTATGATGGCACTTTCCACTCGGAATGATGATCCAACCACTGCCTCAAGACCATTTGACAAAGACAGAGATGGCTTTGTTTTGGGAGAAGGAGCAGGAACGATTATTTTGGAAGAATATGAGCATGCCATCAAACGAGGCGCTACTATTTATGCTGAACTAAAGGGTGGCGGAATGAGTTCCGATGCCTATCATATGACAGCACCTCATCCGGAAGGATTAGGAGCTTATCTTGTAATGAAAAACTGTTTAGAAGATGCTGGCATTACTGCCGATGAAGTAGATCACATCAATATGCATGGAACTTCTACTCCATTGGGAGATATCGCGGAATCTAATGCAATTTCTAGATTACTTGGTGAACACGCATTTGACATTCAGATCAATTCCACAAAATCAATGACCGGTCACTTATTGGGTGCCGCTGGAGTTGTTGAAGCAATTGCCGCAATTCATACTATTATTCACAATATCGTTCCACCAACCATCAATCACTTTACGGATGATGAAAGAATTGATAGCAGACTTAACTTTACCTTTGGTACTGCAGTGAAAAAAGAGGTGAACGTAGCAATGAGTAATACATTTGGTTTCGGTGGACACAATGCCTGTGTACTCTTTACTAAAATTTAA
- the rnc gene encoding ribonuclease III, with amino-acid sequence MELQKYISKFLTKRKKKLSEKDYILCNEIAKIIGCNIQNINLYREAFSLKSSSKNQKKSNYERLEFLGDSVLGTIISCHLFSTYPNANEGYLTQMKSKIVNRKNLNKLGSELALPDLLQNESTTPLSDNIAGNLLEALVGAIFLDFGYDACKSIVLSRLLTASEINKLENKIVSYKGLLLEWSQKKKVKIRYETSEEIHVHKNLVFRTCVWLDHDNVSNATDTSKKKAEEKAAQRAFYILNKKQCILENPKDHT; translated from the coding sequence ATGGAGTTACAGAAATACATTTCTAAATTCCTAACCAAGAGAAAAAAAAAACTTTCTGAGAAAGACTATATTCTTTGTAATGAAATAGCCAAAATCATTGGTTGTAACATTCAGAATATCAATCTTTATCGAGAAGCGTTTTCTCTAAAAAGTTCCTCAAAAAATCAAAAAAAATCAAACTACGAACGCTTAGAATTTCTAGGTGATTCTGTATTGGGAACCATTATTTCCTGTCATCTTTTTTCAACTTATCCAAATGCTAATGAAGGTTATCTCACGCAGATGAAATCCAAAATAGTGAATCGGAAAAATTTGAATAAACTAGGGAGTGAACTTGCTTTACCCGATTTGCTACAGAATGAATCTACTACACCACTGAGTGACAATATTGCAGGGAATCTACTTGAAGCACTTGTAGGTGCAATATTTTTAGATTTTGGTTACGATGCTTGTAAGAGTATAGTTTTATCACGATTACTAACCGCCTCTGAAATAAATAAATTAGAAAATAAAATTGTCAGTTATAAAGGTTTACTTTTGGAATGGAGTCAGAAGAAAAAAGTTAAGATTAGGTATGAGACTTCTGAAGAAATCCATGTACATAAAAATTTAGTGTTCAGAACATGTGTTTGGTTGGATCATGATAACGTATCTAATGCGACAGACACTTCTAAAAAGAAAGCCGAAGAGAAAGCTGCCCAACGCGCTTTTTATATATTAAATAAAAAACAGTGCATCCTTGAAAACCCAAAAGATCACACTTGA
- a CDS encoding IPExxxVDY family protein, giving the protein MKTQKITLDIDEDEEITLGLIRLVKKVPHHELFFHLNVLNPFTFKRIADLHFQGNYYDYYYPRYEAFHHDSQICIHIIANKSSHSLQKKTSVELFQAEQDINYLLDDFQDVEYLIQTSEPFGDFSVILLPENLMFQIQDFQLSPQERLYQLIQYYE; this is encoded by the coding sequence TTGAAAACCCAAAAGATCACACTTGATATTGATGAAGACGAAGAAATCACCCTAGGATTAATTCGATTGGTAAAGAAAGTTCCGCACCATGAGCTTTTCTTTCATCTCAATGTGCTCAATCCCTTCACTTTCAAAAGGATCGCTGACTTACATTTTCAAGGTAATTACTACGATTATTATTATCCAAGGTATGAGGCGTTTCATCACGACTCACAGATCTGCATTCATATTATAGCAAATAAATCCAGCCATAGCCTTCAGAAGAAAACTTCTGTTGAACTTTTTCAGGCAGAGCAAGATATCAATTATTTACTCGATGATTTTCAAGATGTCGAATACTTAATCCAAACCTCTGAGCCGTTTGGCGATTTTTCTGTAATTTTGCTCCCTGAAAATCTGATGTTTCAGATCCAAGATTTTCAATTAAGTCCTCAAGAGAGACTTTATCAACTTATACAATACTATGAATAA
- the pyk gene encoding pyruvate kinase, which translates to MNKYLKKTKIIATLGPACSDKETMLQLVQAGVDVFRINFSHADYDIVKWNVDTIREINKEFGYSVGILGDLQGPKLRVGVVKEGSYLNPGDVLTFTNEKIEGDSKRVYMTYQKFPQDVKVGERILIDDGKLVLEVTETNNQDTVKAKTIQGGPLSSKKGVNLPNTNVSLPALTEKDVEDANFILDLELDWIALSFVRHAQDIIDLKEIIKNHPTNKQKTPIIAKIEKPEGVKNIEQILQECDGLMVARGDLGVEVPMEEVPAIQKNLVEIARKFSKPVIIATQMMETMINSLTPTRAEVNDVANSVLDGADAVMLSGETSVGKYPVDVVKNMAKIVKNIEQTHFYRTKNSPIEHEFDCIDERFITNRICLAAVRIAKTTNVEAIITLTYSGYTAFQISAHRPNSNIIVFSSNKRVITMLNLLWGVRAFHYDMQKSTDETIIQVNMLAHTHGYVQQGDFVLNLNATPAYEDGKTNTLRLTTI; encoded by the coding sequence ATGAATAAATATTTAAAAAAAACTAAAATTATCGCAACCCTAGGACCAGCATGTTCTGACAAAGAAACAATGCTACAATTGGTACAGGCAGGTGTTGATGTTTTTAGAATAAATTTCTCCCACGCAGATTACGATATCGTAAAATGGAATGTGGATACCATTCGGGAAATCAACAAAGAATTTGGTTACTCTGTTGGAATCTTAGGTGATCTACAAGGTCCGAAACTAAGAGTTGGAGTGGTGAAAGAAGGTTCTTATTTAAATCCCGGTGATGTTTTAACTTTTACTAATGAAAAAATAGAAGGAGATTCTAAAAGGGTTTACATGACGTATCAGAAATTTCCGCAAGATGTAAAAGTTGGAGAAAGGATTTTGATCGATGACGGAAAACTGGTTTTAGAAGTTACCGAAACCAATAATCAAGATACCGTAAAAGCAAAAACCATCCAAGGTGGACCATTAAGTTCTAAGAAAGGGGTGAATCTTCCAAATACAAATGTTTCTTTACCAGCTTTAACAGAAAAAGACGTAGAAGATGCGAATTTCATTTTAGATTTAGAATTGGATTGGATCGCATTATCTTTTGTTAGACATGCTCAGGATATTATTGATTTAAAAGAAATCATTAAAAATCACCCCACAAATAAGCAGAAAACCCCAATCATCGCTAAGATCGAAAAGCCAGAGGGGGTAAAAAATATTGAACAAATTTTACAGGAGTGCGATGGCCTAATGGTTGCGCGTGGTGATTTGGGAGTAGAAGTTCCTATGGAGGAAGTTCCTGCCATTCAGAAAAATCTGGTTGAAATTGCCCGTAAATTTTCTAAACCTGTGATTATTGCAACGCAGATGATGGAGACGATGATCAACAGCTTAACTCCAACTAGAGCGGAAGTGAATGATGTGGCTAACTCCGTATTAGATGGTGCCGATGCAGTGATGCTTTCTGGCGAAACTTCCGTTGGAAAATACCCAGTTGACGTCGTAAAAAACATGGCAAAGATTGTAAAAAACATCGAACAAACTCATTTTTACAGAACTAAAAACTCACCCATAGAGCACGAATTTGACTGTATTGATGAACGTTTTATAACAAACAGAATTTGTCTGGCCGCGGTAAGAATTGCTAAAACAACAAATGTTGAGGCCATCATTACCCTAACCTATTCTGGATATACTGCTTTTCAGATTTCTGCACACCGACCAAATTCAAATATTATCGTATTCAGTTCAAACAAGCGTGTTATTACCATGCTGAATTTACTCTGGGGAGTTCGTGCATTTCATTATGATATGCAGAAATCAACCGACGAAACTATTATTCAGGTGAATATGTTAGCGCACACTCATGGATATGTACAGCAAGGCGATTTTGTATTGAACCTTAATGCTACGCCCGCCTATGAAGACGGTAAAACAAATACTTTAAGATTAACTACTATTTAA
- the groL gene encoding chaperonin GroEL (60 kDa chaperone family; promotes refolding of misfolded polypeptides especially under stressful conditions; forms two stacked rings of heptamers to form a barrel-shaped 14mer; ends can be capped by GroES; misfolded proteins enter the barrel where they are refolded when GroES binds): MAKEIKFDVESRDALKRGVDALANAVKVTLGPKGRNVVIEKSFGAPHVTKDGVSVAKEIELEDRVENMGAQMVKEVASRTNDIAGDGTTTATVLAQAIVREGLKNVAAGANPMDLKRGIDKAVAAVVKNLKTQSREVGDSSEKIKQIAAISANNDDNIGSLIAEAFGKVGKEGVITVEEAKGTDTTVDVVEGMQFDRGYQSPYFVTNPEKMVAELENPYILLVEKKISSMKELLPVLEPVAQAGKGLLIICEEVEGEALATLVVNKLRGSLKIAAVKAPGFGDRRKAMLEDIAILTGGTVISEERGFTMENATLEMLGTAEKVVIDKDNTTLVNGGGDEAQIKGRVNQIKAQMETTTSDYDKEKLQERLAKLAGGVAVLYVGAASEVEMKEKKDRVDDALHATRAAVEEGIVAGGGVALVRSIEALDFEGDNMDETTGIKIVKRAIEEPLRQIVINAGGEGSVIVAKVAEGKADFGFNAKTDEYVNMYEAGIIDPTKVVRVALENAASVSGMLLTTECVITEIKSAEPAMPMGGGMPGMM; encoded by the coding sequence ATGGCAAAAGAAATAAAATTCGATGTTGAATCAAGAGACGCCTTGAAAAGAGGGGTTGATGCATTGGCAAACGCAGTAAAAGTAACATTAGGTCCAAAAGGTAGAAACGTAGTGATTGAAAAATCATTTGGTGCTCCTCACGTAACGAAAGATGGTGTTTCTGTTGCAAAAGAAATAGAACTTGAAGACCGAGTAGAAAATATGGGTGCTCAAATGGTAAAAGAAGTTGCTTCTAGAACCAATGACATTGCAGGAGACGGGACAACTACAGCTACAGTATTAGCGCAGGCTATTGTACGCGAAGGTTTAAAAAATGTTGCTGCAGGAGCAAATCCTATGGATTTGAAAAGAGGAATTGACAAAGCAGTAGCTGCAGTTGTAAAAAATCTAAAAACTCAATCTCGGGAAGTAGGTGATTCTTCAGAAAAAATTAAGCAAATTGCTGCAATTTCTGCAAATAATGATGACAATATCGGAAGCTTGATTGCTGAAGCATTTGGAAAAGTTGGAAAAGAAGGAGTTATTACAGTAGAAGAAGCAAAAGGTACTGATACTACTGTTGATGTAGTAGAAGGTATGCAGTTTGACAGAGGTTATCAATCTCCTTATTTTGTAACTAATCCAGAGAAGATGGTTGCAGAATTAGAAAATCCATATATTCTTTTAGTTGAGAAGAAAATTTCTTCAATGAAAGAATTGTTGCCAGTTTTAGAACCAGTAGCACAAGCAGGAAAAGGTCTGTTAATTATATGTGAAGAGGTTGAAGGTGAAGCATTAGCAACTTTAGTAGTAAATAAATTAAGAGGTTCTCTAAAAATTGCGGCAGTAAAAGCACCAGGATTTGGTGACAGAAGAAAAGCGATGTTAGAAGATATTGCCATCTTAACTGGTGGAACCGTTATTTCTGAAGAAAGAGGTTTCACAATGGAAAATGCTACTTTGGAAATGTTGGGGACTGCTGAAAAAGTGGTAATTGATAAGGATAATACTACCTTAGTTAACGGTGGAGGAGACGAAGCTCAAATCAAAGGACGTGTGAACCAGATCAAAGCTCAAATGGAAACTACTACTTCTGATTATGACAAAGAAAAGTTACAGGAGAGATTGGCTAAATTAGCTGGTGGAGTTGCGGTTCTTTATGTAGGAGCGGCTTCTGAAGTAGAAATGAAGGAGAAAAAAGACAGAGTAGATGATGCACTTCACGCGACAAGAGCTGCAGTAGAAGAAGGTATCGTTGCTGGTGGTGGAGTAGCTCTGGTTAGGAGTATTGAAGCTTTAGATTTTGAAGGTGATAACATGGACGAAACTACAGGGATCAAAATTGTAAAAAGAGCAATCGAAGAGCCTCTAAGACAGATCGTGATTAATGCTGGTGGAGAAGGTTCGGTTATCGTAGCGAAAGTTGCAGAAGGTAAAGCAGACTTTGGATTCAATGCAAAAACTGATGAGTACGTAAATATGTATGAAGCGGGAATTATTGATCCAACGAAAGTGGTACGTGTTGCTTTAGAGAATGCAGCTTCAGTATCTGGAATGTTGTTGACTACAGAATGTGTTATTACTGAAATAAAAAGCGCTGAGCCAGCAATGCCAATGGGTGGCGGAATGCCGGGAATGATGTAA
- the groES gene encoding co-chaperone GroES, with protein sequence MSVNFKPLADRVLVEPTAAETKTASGIIIPDTAKEKPQEGMVVAVGPGKVDEPTTVKVGDKVLYGKYSGSELKLDGTDYLIMKESDLLGIIG encoded by the coding sequence ATGTCAGTAAATTTCAAACCATTAGCAGATCGAGTATTGGTAGAACCTACCGCTGCAGAAACTAAAACAGCTTCAGGAATTATCATCCCGGATACTGCAAAGGAGAAACCACAGGAAGGTATGGTAGTAGCAGTAGGGCCAGGAAAAGTTGATGAACCTACCACTGTAAAAGTTGGTGATAAAGTTCTTTACGGTAAATATTCTGGATCTGAGTTAAAGTTAGATGGTACCGATTATCTTATTATGAAAGAAAGTGATTTATTAGGAATAATTGGGTAA